From the genome of Abditibacteriaceae bacterium, one region includes:
- a CDS encoding beta-ketoacyl-[acyl-carrier-protein] synthase family protein, which produces MKTAVITGAGVVSPFGLGWNAWRDGLQRGLSTARTISLFDPFQPIPGNAHIKPLACRVAAEVPDFQPHAWLAPKDIDRVPRVVPLALAATQEALCSAGLGDLDDDARREISVVIGSGGGGFSFAEEQFSHWFGGEGKALSPYAISSSIAGMVSSEIAIAHGFRGRAHTLSNGCTSSSDALGNALDLIRSGRSKTVVCGGADGCVTPGMMAGFCLMRAVPTHWNDEPQKASRPFSANRDGFVLGEGAWVFIVEEREHALARGAKILAEIAGYGATCEAYHRVALGSPEDAARAMTQALEDAHVSASEIDYVNLHGTATTLNDPLETAAVKQALGEHASQIPMSSTKSQIGHPQGASGAAGVAAALVAMHEGFAPPTINLDEPDPACDLDYVPNESRPATVRAALCNCLGFGSKNSALVIRTV; this is translated from the coding sequence ATGAAAACTGCCGTTATCACCGGCGCGGGCGTGGTTTCTCCTTTCGGGCTTGGATGGAACGCGTGGCGCGATGGTTTGCAGCGCGGTCTTTCGACGGCGCGCACGATTTCTCTTTTCGATCCGTTTCAACCGATTCCCGGCAACGCGCACATCAAACCCCTCGCGTGCCGCGTAGCCGCCGAAGTCCCCGACTTCCAGCCGCACGCATGGCTCGCGCCAAAAGACATCGACCGCGTGCCGCGCGTTGTTCCCCTTGCTCTTGCCGCGACGCAGGAAGCACTTTGCAGCGCCGGTCTGGGCGATTTAGACGACGATGCGCGCCGTGAAATTTCGGTTGTGATCGGTTCGGGCGGCGGTGGATTTTCGTTCGCCGAAGAGCAGTTCTCGCACTGGTTCGGAGGGGAAGGCAAAGCGCTTTCACCTTATGCAATTTCCAGCTCGATTGCTGGAATGGTATCGAGCGAAATCGCCATTGCTCACGGTTTTCGTGGGCGCGCACACACACTTTCCAACGGCTGCACTTCCAGTTCCGATGCGCTGGGTAACGCTCTCGATCTCATTCGCAGTGGGCGCTCGAAAACCGTGGTTTGCGGTGGCGCCGATGGCTGCGTCACGCCGGGCATGATGGCCGGTTTCTGCCTGATGCGCGCCGTCCCGACGCACTGGAACGATGAGCCGCAAAAAGCTTCGCGCCCGTTTTCGGCCAATCGCGACGGTTTCGTCCTAGGCGAAGGCGCGTGGGTTTTCATCGTGGAAGAACGCGAACACGCTCTGGCACGCGGCGCAAAAATTCTCGCCGAAATCGCGGGTTATGGCGCAACATGCGAAGCGTATCACCGCGTGGCGCTCGGCTCGCCCGAGGACGCCGCGCGTGCCATGACGCAAGCTCTCGAAGACGCGCACGTTTCTGCGTCAGAAATCGATTACGTCAATTTGCACGGAACGGCAACGACGCTCAACGACCCCTTGGAAACGGCGGCGGTGAAACAAGCACTGGGCGAACACGCCTCCCAAATCCCGATGAGTTCGACCAAATCGCAGATCGGGCACCCACAGGGTGCTTCGGGTGCGGCGGGCGTTGCGGCGGCTCTGGTTGCAATGCACGAAGGCTTCGCGCCGCCAACAATTAACCTCGACGAACCCGACCCAGCGTGTGATTTAGATTATGTTCCCAATGAATCACGGCCCGCGACTGTGCGCGCGGCGCTTTGCAACTGTCTGGGTTTTGGTTCTAAGAATTCGGCGCTTGTGATTCGCACGGTTTAA
- a CDS encoding thioesterase family protein: protein MKVLTSIIVMPFETDLGGVVSNTRYLEYLERGRAALMRASGISVAHLWEEHGVQFIVRRAEVDYLGFARHEEELQLETRVVQYTGATTIIGHELSRAADGAIILRAQQTLAYLNTKWRPVRVPAFLREALPAEL, encoded by the coding sequence ATGAAAGTTTTGACTTCCATTATCGTAATGCCGTTTGAAACCGACTTGGGCGGCGTGGTTTCCAATACGCGTTATCTGGAGTATCTCGAACGCGGGCGCGCAGCATTGATGCGCGCGTCGGGGATTTCGGTCGCACATCTGTGGGAAGAACACGGCGTGCAGTTCATTGTGCGCCGCGCCGAAGTCGATTATCTCGGTTTCGCGCGCCACGAGGAAGAACTGCAATTGGAAACGCGCGTGGTGCAATACACCGGCGCGACGACTATTATCGGGCATGAACTCTCGCGCGCTGCCGATGGCGCAATTATTCTGCGGGCACAGCAAACACTGGCGTATCTCAACACGAAATGGCGTCCGGTTCGTGTGCCCGCGTTTCTGCGCGAAGCTCTGCCTGCAGAACTTTAA
- a CDS encoding RNA polymerase sigma factor RpoD/SigA: MTKNFQNHNSRGVETTSAALPDAVAAWVKMAQKTPLLTAVEEKQLGRRIAEGDEAAYQRMVEANLRLVITMALKQLHQGHNHSLTLADLIQEGNFGLMRAARKFDPALGYRFSTYASFWIRQAMSRAIADQAKMVRVPAHIAELTKTAYRTIALLVQALGRQPNVEELAAKLGVSKDTAALVLLNMSETFSLDDEIGETGDGEDFVDMLKDHDAIIPEEAAETAMLREEVRDALNELSEREREVVGLRYGLGGGKAHTLQELGAHFKVSRERVRQIEGQALRKLRKGGLAQAVRNQ; encoded by the coding sequence ATGACAAAGAACTTTCAAAACCACAATTCACGCGGCGTCGAAACCACATCGGCAGCGCTGCCCGATGCCGTCGCCGCTTGGGTGAAGATGGCGCAAAAGACGCCGCTGCTGACGGCTGTCGAAGAAAAACAACTCGGTCGCCGCATCGCCGAAGGCGATGAAGCCGCGTATCAGCGCATGGTCGAAGCCAACTTGCGCCTTGTCATCACGATGGCACTCAAGCAGTTGCATCAGGGCCACAACCACTCACTGACCCTCGCCGACCTGATTCAGGAAGGCAACTTCGGCCTGATGCGCGCCGCCCGCAAGTTCGATCCGGCGCTCGGCTACCGTTTCTCGACCTACGCTTCATTCTGGATTCGTCAGGCGATGAGCCGCGCGATTGCCGACCAGGCGAAAATGGTTCGCGTTCCGGCGCACATCGCCGAACTGACCAAAACCGCGTATCGCACGATTGCTTTGCTGGTTCAGGCTTTGGGCCGTCAGCCTAACGTCGAAGAACTCGCCGCCAAACTCGGCGTGTCGAAAGATACCGCTGCTTTGGTTCTGCTCAACATGAGCGAAACCTTTTCGCTTGACGATGAAATCGGCGAAACCGGCGATGGCGAAGATTTCGTCGACATGCTGAAAGATCACGATGCGATTATTCCTGAAGAAGCCGCCGAAACCGCGATGTTGCGCGAAGAAGTGCGCGACGCTCTCAACGAACTGTCGGAACGCGAACGCGAAGTTGTTGGCTTGCGTTATGGTCTAGGCGGCGGCAAGGCGCACACGCTACAGGAACTCGGCGCGCATTTCAAAGTTTCGCGCGAACGCGTTCGCCAAATCGAAGGTCAGGCATTGCGTAAGTTGCGTAAAGGCGGATTGGCTCAGGCCGTTCGCAACCAGTAA
- a CDS encoding valine--tRNA ligase, producing the protein MPQENQLSTQLEMSTAFDPHPVEAKWYPFWNERNLFAPRTDAAENVSRYVITIPPPNVTGVLHLGHALQHSIHDCLIRFHRMRGDVTLCVPGTDHAGIATQIKVEGALREETGQTRHDIGRDEFTRRAYEWKDQYGGTIIDQMQRLGCSYDWSRERFTLDENYVRAVLTTFKKWFDAGHIYRGFRLVNWSPGAQTTVSDLEIEFRDVAGKLTHLRYPVEGTNEFITVATTRPETMLGDTAVAVHPEDARYTHLIGKNVRLPLMDRLIPIVGDAYVDKEFGSGAVKITPAHDPNDYEIGERHGLEKISVIGFDAKMTEAAGSYAGLANLEARKKVVADLDALGLVEKIEDYPHSVGHCARTGTVIEPLLSEQWFVAMKELARPVADAIRINRVRYVPDRFATTSLDWLDNIRDWCISRQLWWGHRIPIYYGPNGEVKCSVEPITEAGWTQDEDVLDTWFSSALWPFAVLGWPDNLETQFYPTSVLITGRDILNLWVSRMVATSLDLVNDIPFHEVFVHPTVQDCFGLRMSKSLGTGIDPMELIETYGADATRFGLLQLATGAQDVRFIDNAEVQLGETEVRRRLRDKKPLNLTWDGKASERYPQMQNARGFANKIWNAARFVLSASTVEIDRTLQPQADDLASRWILARLDSTIETVTAQLQNYDFEGAASALYTFVWGDFCDWFVELSKPGLRAGDANRIALLSHVLDQSLRLLHPFMPFLSEEIWAQLPIERETESLSIAAWPEVSGANHGDVVREFAFVQDVIKAARNLRAESQIKMSQKVPFVLVAQDSARATVEEAQSYVLQLTNAESLTFATEAPDNAISSALPGIELFLPMSGLVDVERETARLSKERDDRLKDLAKVAAKLGNEKFVAKAPPEILQKEQDKRAEIEAALAAIDARLAAFA; encoded by the coding sequence ATGCCGCAAGAAAATCAACTCTCAACCCAACTCGAAATGTCCACCGCCTTTGATCCGCATCCCGTCGAGGCGAAATGGTATCCCTTCTGGAACGAACGCAATTTGTTCGCGCCACGCACCGACGCCGCAGAAAACGTGTCGCGCTATGTCATCACGATTCCGCCACCTAACGTCACCGGCGTGCTGCATCTCGGCCACGCGCTGCAACATTCGATTCACGATTGCCTGATTCGTTTTCACCGCATGCGCGGCGACGTAACGCTGTGCGTGCCCGGAACCGACCACGCCGGAATTGCGACGCAGATTAAAGTCGAAGGCGCGTTGCGCGAAGAAACCGGCCAAACGCGCCACGACATTGGCCGCGACGAATTCACGCGCCGCGCCTACGAGTGGAAAGACCAGTACGGCGGCACAATCATCGACCAGATGCAGCGGCTCGGCTGCTCTTACGATTGGTCGCGCGAACGCTTTACACTCGATGAAAACTATGTGCGTGCGGTTCTCACCACATTTAAGAAGTGGTTCGACGCGGGCCACATTTATCGCGGCTTTCGCCTGGTGAACTGGTCGCCGGGCGCGCAAACCACGGTTTCCGATCTGGAAATCGAGTTCCGCGATGTCGCCGGCAAACTCACGCACCTGCGTTATCCGGTCGAAGGCACGAACGAGTTCATCACCGTTGCAACCACGCGCCCGGAAACGATGCTGGGCGACACGGCTGTTGCCGTTCATCCCGAGGATGCGCGTTACACGCATCTTATCGGCAAGAATGTGCGATTGCCGCTTATGGATCGCCTGATTCCGATTGTCGGCGATGCGTATGTCGATAAAGAATTCGGCAGCGGCGCAGTAAAGATTACACCCGCGCACGACCCGAACGATTACGAAATCGGCGAGCGTCACGGTTTGGAGAAGATTTCGGTTATCGGCTTCGACGCCAAAATGACCGAAGCCGCCGGAAGTTACGCCGGTCTTGCCAATTTGGAAGCACGCAAAAAAGTCGTTGCCGATTTGGATGCGCTTGGCCTCGTCGAGAAAATCGAAGATTATCCGCATTCGGTCGGCCATTGCGCGCGCACCGGAACCGTCATTGAACCGCTGCTTTCCGAGCAATGGTTCGTCGCGATGAAAGAACTGGCGCGCCCGGTCGCCGATGCGATTCGCATTAATCGCGTGCGCTACGTGCCCGACCGCTTTGCAACCACAAGCCTCGATTGGCTCGACAACATCCGCGATTGGTGCATTTCGCGCCAACTTTGGTGGGGCCACCGCATCCCGATTTATTATGGGCCAAATGGCGAAGTTAAATGTTCGGTTGAACCAATCACCGAAGCGGGCTGGACGCAAGACGAAGACGTTCTCGACACGTGGTTTTCGTCGGCGCTGTGGCCGTTCGCGGTTTTGGGCTGGCCCGACAATTTGGAAACCCAGTTCTACCCGACTTCGGTTCTGATTACGGGCCGCGATATTCTCAACCTGTGGGTTTCGCGCATGGTTGCGACCAGCCTCGATTTGGTGAACGACATTCCGTTCCACGAAGTCTTCGTGCATCCGACGGTGCAAGATTGCTTTGGCCTGCGCATGAGCAAAAGCCTGGGAACCGGTATCGACCCGATGGAACTCATCGAAACCTACGGCGCCGACGCGACACGTTTCGGCTTATTGCAACTCGCAACCGGCGCGCAAGATGTGCGCTTCATCGATAACGCCGAAGTGCAGCTTGGCGAAACCGAAGTGCGCCGCCGCTTGCGCGACAAAAAACCGCTGAATTTGACGTGGGACGGCAAGGCAAGCGAACGCTACCCACAAATGCAGAACGCGCGTGGCTTTGCCAACAAAATCTGGAATGCCGCGCGTTTCGTGCTTTCGGCGAGTACAGTCGAAATCGACCGTACTTTGCAGCCGCAGGCTGACGACCTCGCTTCGCGCTGGATTCTGGCGCGTCTCGATTCGACAATCGAAACCGTCACCGCGCAGTTGCAAAATTACGATTTCGAGGGCGCAGCGAGCGCGCTTTACACTTTCGTCTGGGGCGATTTCTGCGATTGGTTTGTTGAGCTTTCCAAGCCCGGTCTGCGCGCGGGCGACGCCAATCGTATTGCGCTGCTTTCGCACGTTCTCGACCAATCGCTGCGATTGCTGCATCCGTTCATGCCGTTTCTGTCCGAAGAAATCTGGGCACAGTTGCCAATTGAACGCGAAACAGAATCGCTTTCGATTGCGGCATGGCCCGAAGTTTCCGGCGCGAATCATGGCGATGTCGTGCGCGAATTCGCCTTTGTGCAAGACGTGATTAAAGCCGCGCGAAACCTGCGTGCCGAATCGCAGATAAAGATGAGTCAGAAGGTTCCGTTTGTGCTCGTGGCGCAAGACTCTGCACGTGCGACAGTTGAAGAGGCGCAGTCTTACGTTTTGCAACTGACAAACGCTGAATCGTTGACCTTTGCAACAGAAGCGCCCGACAATGCGATTTCCTCGGCGTTGCCCGGAATCGAATTGTTCTTGCCCATGTCCGGTCTGGTCGATGTCGAGCGCGAAACGGCACGCCTGAGTAAAGAGCGCGACGACCGCTTGAAAGATTTGGCGAAAGTCGCGGCCAAACTGGGCAACGAAAAGTTCGTGGCGAAAGCACCGCCCGAAATCCTTCAGAAAGAGCAGGACAAACGCGCTGAAATCGAAGCCGCGCTCGCCGCAATTGACGCGCGATTGGCCGCATTCGCATGA
- a CDS encoding sigma-70 family RNA polymerase sigma factor: MTSFPTLEPFDLEGAAGGEAPAQEAVAFEQIVERYHGKVFQLVYRYLGDYDEACDLTQDTFVRAYRAWNEFRGESQIYTWLYRIAINLCHNRQKKLQRQRQFERVSLDTTPDDDFSPTFVREVADDRPIPSQILESHELRMRLQEALRELPENYRTVIILRDMQGLTYEQIAEATDSTLEAIKSRLFRARGAIRKLMEPYLLGPVPGTRGESDW, from the coding sequence ATGACTTCGTTCCCAACTCTTGAACCGTTCGATCTCGAAGGCGCCGCCGGTGGCGAAGCGCCAGCGCAAGAAGCGGTTGCGTTCGAGCAAATTGTCGAGCGGTATCACGGCAAGGTGTTTCAGCTTGTCTATCGCTATCTTGGCGATTACGACGAAGCGTGCGACCTGACGCAAGACACCTTTGTGCGCGCTTATCGTGCGTGGAACGAGTTTCGCGGCGAATCGCAGATTTATACGTGGCTTTATCGCATCGCGATTAACCTGTGCCACAATCGCCAGAAGAAGTTGCAGCGCCAGCGCCAGTTCGAGCGCGTTTCGCTCGACACCACACCGGACGACGATTTTTCTCCCACTTTCGTGCGCGAAGTTGCCGATGACCGCCCGATTCCCAGCCAGATTCTCGAAAGCCACGAACTGCGCATGCGCTTACAGGAAGCATTGCGCGAATTGCCCGAGAATTATCGCACGGTCATTATCCTGCGCGATATGCAGGGCTTGACTTACGAGCAAATCGCGGAAGCCACCGATTCGACGCTTGAAGCGATCAAAAGCCGTTTGTTCCGCGCGCGCGGCGCGATTCGCAAACTGATGGAGCCGTATTTGTTGGGGCCAGTTCCTGGCACGCGCGGCGAATCCGATTGGTAA
- a CDS encoding extracellular solute-binding protein translates to MKNLFLCALILAICGCTPQRTSQNPTPATRVVLYCSVDDVYARPILAQLEKETGLRIDVIHDTEAAKTAGLANRIRAEATRPRADVFWSSALLQTLLLQREGLLQSYVSPNAATVPAAFKEARGAWTANGVRSRVIVFQKGLPKPPRTYADLLKPRFKNAVGISNPQFGTASDEAAFLTTRWGETKALSWYRALRKNGAKVLPGNSVVAQRVARGELLAGITDSDDYLAQVREGGNIDVAQMEWMAVPGAVAILKGAPHNQNAQKLVDALLAAPTQTLFAKTMPGVWTTAPGASAAWKNAAPADTARWAESWQKVREPLAQIVLAP, encoded by the coding sequence ATGAAGAACCTTTTTCTGTGCGCTCTCATCCTTGCGATTTGCGGCTGTACGCCACAGCGAACCTCGCAAAACCCAACGCCCGCCACGCGTGTTGTGCTTTATTGCTCGGTCGATGATGTTTACGCGCGCCCGATTCTTGCGCAATTGGAGAAAGAAACCGGCCTCCGCATTGATGTCATTCACGACACCGAAGCTGCGAAAACAGCCGGCCTCGCCAACCGCATTCGGGCCGAAGCCACGCGACCGCGCGCCGATGTGTTCTGGAGTTCGGCGCTTTTGCAAACGCTTTTATTACAACGCGAAGGCTTGCTTCAATCTTATGTTTCGCCGAATGCGGCAACAGTTCCTGCCGCCTTTAAAGAGGCGCGCGGCGCATGGACAGCCAACGGCGTGCGCTCGCGCGTGATTGTCTTTCAAAAAGGCTTGCCCAAACCGCCGCGCACTTACGCCGATTTACTCAAGCCGCGTTTTAAAAATGCCGTCGGTATTTCTAATCCGCAATTCGGCACAGCATCCGACGAGGCGGCGTTTTTGACGACCCGCTGGGGCGAAACAAAAGCCCTTAGTTGGTATCGCGCGTTGCGAAAAAACGGCGCGAAAGTTCTGCCCGGTAATTCCGTGGTGGCACAGCGCGTGGCACGCGGCGAATTGCTCGCCGGAATCACCGACAGCGATGATTATCTCGCGCAGGTGCGCGAAGGCGGAAATATTGATGTCGCGCAAATGGAATGGATGGCCGTTCCCGGAGCCGTCGCGATTTTGAAAGGGGCGCCGCACAACCAGAACGCGCAAAAACTCGTCGATGCGCTGCTGGCCGCACCGACGCAAACGCTTTTCGCGAAAACAATGCCCGGCGTATGGACAACTGCGCCAGGCGCATCAGCAGCGTGGAAAAATGCAGCGCCCGCCGACACCGCGCGTTGGGCCGAAAGTTGGCAGAAGGTGCGCGAACCACTCGCGCAGATTGTCCTCGCGCCGTGA
- a CDS encoding methyltransferase domain-containing protein, which translates to MIPPIPLPQCDRAELLDEGAGSFAEVRRSLHDIRRINRWLGGTQLLCNVVLALLARRNLKRATVLDIGTGGADIPLHLIAAGKKHGIEISVLALDLSGRHLRVARENMVHAGGASIQLLRADAFALPLRDGAVDVVMASLFLHHFRAPQIQALLKEWQRVARIGFVAADIERDAVPLWFFRLVRPVFARSYLTRFDGEASIRRAYTAAEMQQITGECAKVRQHFPYRISVVGEQ; encoded by the coding sequence ATGATTCCTCCGATTCCTCTGCCTCAATGTGATCGCGCCGAGTTACTCGATGAAGGTGCCGGTTCATTTGCGGAAGTGCGCCGCAGTTTGCATGACATCCGCCGTATTAATCGCTGGCTTGGTGGCACGCAGCTTTTGTGCAACGTAGTTCTGGCACTTCTCGCGCGGCGCAATTTGAAGCGCGCGACCGTTCTCGACATCGGCACAGGCGGCGCGGATATTCCGCTGCACTTAATCGCCGCAGGGAAAAAACACGGCATCGAGATTTCAGTTCTCGCGCTCGATCTCAGCGGGCGTCATCTGCGCGTGGCACGCGAGAACATGGTCCACGCGGGCGGCGCATCGATTCAGTTGCTGCGCGCCGATGCGTTCGCGCTTCCCTTGCGCGACGGCGCCGTTGATGTGGTGATGGCGTCGCTGTTTTTGCATCATTTTCGCGCGCCGCAAATTCAGGCATTGCTGAAAGAATGGCAGCGCGTGGCGCGTATTGGCTTTGTTGCCGCCGACATAGAACGCGATGCCGTTCCACTCTGGTTTTTTCGCCTTGTTCGTCCGGTTTTTGCACGCAGTTACCTCACGCGCTTCGATGGCGAGGCCTCGATTCGTCGCGCTTACACCGCCGCCGAAATGCAACAAATTACCGGAGAGTGCGCCAAAGTGAGGCAGCACTTCCCCTATCGAATTTCTGTGGTGGGCGAGCAATGA
- a CDS encoding NAD(P)/FAD-dependent oxidoreductase yields the protein MSTVEFDVAIIGAGVAGSCAALTLARDGARVVVFEAGTFPRHKVCGEFFSPDGVAVLQRLGLVDAMRALGANEVTHARALVEGADSGAMPLPRPALALSRYKLDALLWQRVSDVCQAHDHTRVRHIERKDNGFHLETPQGKIHARFVVEAAGHTALHHGETHSGKPAPRRFVGIKAHWRGVDAPANETQLFPFRGGYCGLAQVEDGIFNTAALASYDVFHNPEELWREALRENAALAHAMRHATRIIPWVATANLSFGKMEPVRDGIVRCGDAAGHIQPFTGDGQAMAARAGELAAVSIGAALRGGISDDGARAMYAAAWRREFEHRLDWGARLHPLLLWPHLGSVAAMAFRVAPRLARAAVDATRT from the coding sequence ATGAGTACAGTCGAATTCGATGTTGCCATTATCGGTGCGGGCGTTGCCGGAAGTTGTGCGGCTTTGACTCTTGCGCGCGATGGTGCGCGCGTCGTGGTTTTTGAAGCGGGTACATTTCCGCGCCATAAAGTGTGCGGTGAGTTCTTCTCACCCGATGGTGTCGCCGTTTTGCAGCGTTTGGGCCTTGTCGATGCGATGCGCGCGTTGGGCGCGAACGAAGTCACGCACGCACGCGCTCTTGTTGAGGGTGCCGATTCCGGCGCGATGCCTCTGCCACGTCCGGCGCTTGCTCTTTCGCGCTACAAGCTCGATGCGCTTTTGTGGCAGCGCGTTTCAGATGTTTGCCAGGCGCACGATCATACGCGCGTGCGCCACATCGAACGCAAAGACAACGGTTTCCATTTAGAAACGCCTCAGGGCAAAATCCACGCGCGCTTTGTGGTGGAAGCGGCAGGACACACTGCTTTGCATCACGGCGAAACTCATTCAGGCAAACCGGCACCACGGCGTTTTGTGGGTATCAAAGCCCACTGGCGCGGCGTCGATGCGCCCGCTAACGAAACGCAATTGTTTCCATTTCGCGGCGGCTATTGTGGACTGGCGCAGGTCGAAGACGGCATTTTCAATACAGCAGCTCTGGCGAGCTACGACGTGTTTCATAACCCGGAAGAATTGTGGCGCGAAGCGCTGAGAGAAAATGCCGCGTTGGCTCATGCGATGCGTCACGCTACACGAATTATCCCGTGGGTCGCAACAGCCAACCTGTCGTTCGGTAAAATGGAGCCGGTGCGCGATGGAATCGTGCGCTGCGGCGACGCGGCGGGACACATTCAGCCCTTCACCGGCGATGGTCAGGCGATGGCGGCGCGCGCAGGCGAACTGGCTGCCGTCAGCATTGGCGCCGCGTTGCGTGGCGGAATTTCCGACGACGGCGCACGCGCGATGTATGCAGCAGCATGGCGACGGGAATTTGAGCATCGTCTCGATTGGGGCGCGCGCTTACATCCCTTGCTGTTGTGGCCGCATCTGGGAAGTGTAGCGGCGATGGCATTCCGCGTTGCGCCGCGATTGGCGCGCGCCGCCGTCGATGCGACACGAACATAA
- a CDS encoding TRAP transporter TatT component family protein, whose amino-acid sequence MKINLSEWDELWATRHEATTTLGNEIGRAVAQGEESYDVLWRHARLEHFLALQAEVNKDKAAHAQHLFAAELQANKALKLEPQRVEGLFWAGVARIEAARVRGSLAAMSALRPARTNLEAAAKLDETFHFAGPYRVLGRIAHKAPKLAGGDIKHAIELYRKSLQIAPDNSTTLLYLAEALHESGDKSGAEDALKQIIMAPPLDGWRWEQERDKPRARLLLAGADDDAAKT is encoded by the coding sequence ATGAAAATTAATCTGAGCGAATGGGACGAATTGTGGGCGACACGGCACGAAGCAACAACAACTCTTGGCAACGAAATTGGGCGCGCAGTCGCGCAGGGCGAAGAATCGTATGACGTATTGTGGCGTCATGCGCGGCTGGAGCATTTTCTGGCGTTGCAGGCCGAAGTGAACAAAGACAAGGCCGCGCACGCGCAGCACCTTTTTGCGGCTGAGTTGCAGGCAAACAAAGCGCTCAAACTAGAGCCGCAGCGCGTCGAAGGCTTGTTTTGGGCCGGTGTCGCGCGCATCGAAGCGGCCCGCGTGCGAGGCTCTCTCGCTGCCATGAGTGCACTCCGTCCGGCGCGCACCAATCTCGAAGCAGCGGCAAAACTCGACGAAACATTTCACTTTGCCGGGCCGTATCGTGTCTTAGGTCGCATAGCGCACAAAGCACCAAAGCTCGCTGGCGGCGACATCAAACACGCCATCGAGTTATATCGCAAGAGTTTGCAAATCGCGCCAGATAACTCGACAACGCTGCTTTATCTCGCCGAAGCGCTGCACGAAAGTGGTGACAAAAGCGGTGCGGAAGATGCGCTCAAACAAATCATTATGGCGCCGCCGCTCGATGGCTGGCGGTGGGAACAGGAACGCGACAAGCCTCGTGCGCGTTTGCTCCTCGCCGGTGCAGATGATGACGCTGCTAAGACATGA